One Streptomyces dangxiongensis genomic window, ACCGGCTCCTACGACGCAGCGGCAGCCCTCTGGGACGTCACCAGCCTGAAGGCCACTCCGACCCGCGTGCTCCGGCCGAAGGCCCTGCTGGCCGGCCTGACCGGCCCGTTCCTACCCCGGACGTCCGAACCCCCGCTGTGGCCTTCGGAGAGGGAGGTGCTCAACCGGCTGAGAAAGGCCGCCGAGAGGACAGCCACGTCCGTGGCCCACTCATGACTTCCGGTTGTTCCGGGCGTGGCGGGCCACCGAGGAGCCACCTGGTCCCGCAGCGCTGCCTCCCCGAGCAGTGCGCCACCCCTCCTGCCGGCCCCGACCCGCACGACAGTGCCTGGGGCCGCACCGGGGGCACAGAGCCTTCAGAGCGGGTTGAGGCGGGCCTTGAGCAGGCAGAACACATTGCCCTCGGGGTCGGCGAGAACGTGCCAGGACTCCTCGCCGGTCTGGCCGATGTCGGCCGGGCGCGCCCCGAGCTTCAGGAGGCGTTCGAGCTCGGCGTCCTGGTCCCGGTCGGTGGCGTTGACGTCGATGTGCAGCCGGGGCTTTCCCGGCTCCGGCTCGTCCCTGCGGCTGAGGAAGAGCGTCGGCTGCGGGCCGCCGAACCCGTCGCGCGGTCCGATCTCCAGGCTGCCGTCCTCTTCGCGATCGAGCACCACGAAGTCCAGGACCTCGCACCAGAACCGCGCCAGCACCTCGGGCTCGCGGCAACCGAGCACGAGTTCACTGATACGACATGCCATGGATGAAACCTACTCTCAGCGTGGGAACTGCCGGGGTGGCCACAACGGAGCCCTTGGGCCCACGCAGCCGGAACACGTTCGAGACCGTACCCGGTGAGGCGAGCCGGTGCGAGGAGTTTCTGGGGGCTCCTGGCGTTGTTCGGCCGGGCCGCCGGGCGA contains:
- a CDS encoding VOC family protein; the protein is MACRISELVLGCREPEVLARFWCEVLDFVVLDREEDGSLEIGPRDGFGGPQPTLFLSRRDEPEPGKPRLHIDVNATDRDQDAELERLLKLGARPADIGQTGEESWHVLADPEGNVFCLLKARLNPL